A DNA window from Megalobrama amblycephala isolate DHTTF-2021 linkage group LG11, ASM1881202v1, whole genome shotgun sequence contains the following coding sequences:
- the dse gene encoding LOW QUALITY PROTEIN: dermatan-sulfate epimerase (The sequence of the model RefSeq protein was modified relative to this genomic sequence to represent the inferred CDS: deleted 1 base in 1 codon), which translates to MRTYTRGAPTVFFISALWILASPALAEVDPSGGIPFLGGNYEGTHPMLYFGQAEVEELQRAAVGTHKALARQIREAGEAILERPEDYLPPWNPAEFSARWNEVYGNNLGLLSMFCLLYPHRAGALDVAKEYMERMAVQPNWMVKDAPWDEVPIAHSLVGFATAYDFLYEYLSKVQQERFLQVIGNASRYMYEKSYHRGWGFQYLHNHQPTNCVALLTGSLVVMNQGESNISLDILQEAYLWTKQALAIMEKSMVLLQDVTDGSLYEGVAYGTYTTRSLFQYMYLVQRHFDIGHFSHPWLHKHFAFLYRTLLPGFQRTVAIADSNYNWFYGPESQLVFLDRYVMRNGSGNWLAEVIRQNRVLEGPGQAGKGQRWCTLHTEFLWYDASLQPTPPPDYGTSHLHYFEDWGVVTYGSALPAGRNHTFLSFKSGKLGGRAIFDIVHQNKYKDWIKGWRNFNAGHEHPDQNSFTFAPNGVPFITEALYGPKYTSLNNAVMFGPAVSESCFAPWEGQVTEACNSKWLKYKHGQAADCQGQVEAALEQQGMVFIRGEGHAAYNPELKIKNFQRNLLLLHPQLLLVVDHIQLHLGSPTHSMSAFFHNTDLPFQKTQVDGVHGALIRHGNETSKMFWLDDTGGSEKAIVGYRSYPRGYPYNGSNYVNVTMPLRHPNSRVAYIFFGSGVDVQSFSVHGDSERLDIYLATRDQTYNIYLLTDEVPTKPMAMVLVDQKKVVFERTTGVNEHPLEEVEEYVNVVEDNLQHVKPVFQQLERHILSRVLNTDSFHKTAERLLKSSDKRKTSRTIEKMFSLSKKQGKGKGGKKTSLSDSLPDIFAQIEASEKKERQRTMKRVYEELPEEADGDSRAFIDYSDLRKGRKVGFVKGRKFKEVRVGATAESDDVFNTTSYIRLFLILNIATFFVLLAVLLTRFQRAQSLHMQRCLYCVLLIDSFILLCLYSSCSQTQC; encoded by the exons ATGAGAACTTACACCCGTGGTGCACCAACAGTGTTCTTTATAAGTGCACTGTGGATTCTGGCATCCCCAGCACTGGCTGAAGTGGACCCCAGTGGAGGCATTCCGTTCCTTGGAGGGAACTACGAGGGAACTCACCCCATGCTGTACTTCGGCCAGGCAGAGGTTGAGGAGCTGCAGCGGGCAGCAGTGGGGACGCACAAGGCTTTGGCCCGACAGATCCGGGAGGCTGGGGAAGCCATACTGGAGCGACCAGAGGATTATCTGCCCCCTTGGAATCCTGCTGAGTTTAGTGCCCGCTGGAACGAAGTCTATGGGAACAACTTAGGCCTGCTTTCTATGTTCTGCCTGCTGTACCCACACCGTGCCGGTGCACTGGATGTAGCCAAGGAATACATGGAGCGCATGGCTGTGCAGCCCAATTG GATGGTGAAAGATGCACCGTGGGATGAGGTTCCAATAGCTCACTCTCTGGTTGGCTTCGCTACAGCATATGACTTCCTATATGAGTACCTTAGTAAAGTTCAGCAGGAACGTTTCCTGCAGGTGATTGGGAACGCTTCACGCTACATGTATGAGAAATCGTACCACCGTGGCTGGGGATTTCAGTACCTCCACAACCACCAACCCACCAATTGTGTTGCTCTTTTGACTGGCAGTCTTGTGGTCATGAACCAAGGTGAGTCTAACATTTCTTTA GATATCCTTCAGGAAGCATACCTCTGGACAAAACAGGCTCTTGCCATTATGGAAAAGTCCATGGTGCTTCTCCAAGATGTGACTGATGGTTCTCTGTACGAGGGTGTGGCCTATGGAACTTATACCACTCGTTCGCTCTTTCAATACATGTATTTGGTACAGAGGCACTTTGACATCGGCCACTTTAGTCATCCCTGGCTGCACAAACACTTCGCATTTCTCTACAGGACATTGTTGCCTG GTTTTCAGAGAACCGTTGCAATTGCAGATTCCAACTATAACTGGTTCTATGGGCCAGAAAGTCAGCTGGTCTTTTTGGATCGGTACGTCATGCGAAATGGCAGCGGGAATTGGCTGGCTGAGGTAATCAGACAGAATCGTGTTCTGGAGGGACCAGGACAGGCAGGGAAGGGTCAACGTTGGTGCACACTGCACACTGAGTTCCTCTG GTATGACGCCAGTCTTCAACCCACCCCACCTCCTGATTATGGTACATCCCATCTGCATTATTTTGAAGACTGGGGAGTGGTGACCTATGGAAGTGCCCTACCTGCTGGGAGAAACCACACATTTCTGTCCTTTAAGTCGGGGAAGCTTGGTGGACGTGCTATTTTTGACATTGTTCACCAAAACAAATACAAAGACTGGATCAAAGGGTGGCGAAACTTTAATGCGGGCCATGAGCACCCGGACCAGAACTCCTTTACATTTGCTCCAAATGGAGTCCCGTTTATCACAGAGGCATTGTATGGTCCCAAATACACCTCTCTCAACAATGCTGTCATGTTTGGGCCTGCTGTGTCTGAGAGCTGCTTTGCACCATGGGAAGGCCAAGTTACTGAGGCTTGTAACTCAAAATGGCTTAAGTATAAGCACGGTCAAGCAGCAGACTGCCAAGGTCAGGTGGAGGCGGCTCTGGAGCAGCAGGGCATGGTGTTTATTCGTGGGGAGGGTCATGCAGCTTACAACCCTGAGCTGAAGATCAAGAATTTTCAGAGGAACTTGCTTCTACTTCATCCTCAGCTGCTTCTGGTGGTGGACCACATTCAGCTGCATTTAGGCAGCCCGACACACAGCATGAGCGCCTTTTTCCACAACACAGACCTGCCCTTCCAGAAAACCCAAGTCGATGGAGTTCACGGTGCTCTGATCAGACACGGAAATGAAACATCCAAGATGTTCTGGTTGGACGATACGGGCGGCAGTGAAAAGGCAATAGTGGGATATAGGAGCTACCCCCGTGGATACCCCTATAATGGTTCAAACTATGTAAATGTGACTATGCCACTGAGGCACCCCAACAGCAGAGTGGCATACATCTTCTTCGGATCTGGAGTGGATGTGCAGAGTTTCAGCGTGCATGGAGACTCAGAAAGACTAGATATCTATCTGGCCACCAGGGATCAGACCTACAACATCTATCTGCTCACAGATGAGGTTCCCACCAAACCGATGGCCATGGTATTGGTGGACCAAAAGAAAGTGGTGTTTGAAAGGACAACAGGGGTAAATGAGCATCCCTTGGAGGAAGTAGAGGAATATGTTAATGTTGTGGAGGACAATCTTCAGCATGTCAAACCAGTCTTCCAACAGCTGGAAAGGCACATCCTTTCACGGGTTCTTAACACGgacagtttccacaaaactgCTGAGCGTCTCCTGAAGTCCTCAGACAAGAGGAAGACATCCAGG ACTATTGAGAAGATGTTTTCCCTTTCTAAGAAGCAGGGGAAGGGGAAGGGAGGCAAGAAGACAAGCCTTTCCGACAGCCTTCCAGACATCTTTGCTCAGATTGAGGCAAGTGAGAAGAAGGAGAGGCAGCGGACAATGAAGCGAGTCTATGAGGAGCTTCCAGAGGAGGCAGATGGTGACTCAAGGGCATTCATTGATTACAGTGATTTACGAAAGGGCAGAAAAGTGGGATTTGTAAAGGGGCGGAAATTCAAAGAAGTACGCGTGGGGGCTACGGCAGAGAGTGATGATGTGTTTAACACCACTTCATACATTCGCCTTTTCCTCATTTTAAATATAGCCACTTTCTTTGTCCTGCTGGCCGTGCTGTTGACACGCTTCCAGAGGGCGCAGAGTTTGCACATGCAGCGATGCCTCTACTGTGTCCTCCTCATAGACAGCTTCATCCTGCTCTGTCTATACTCCTCCTGCTCTCAAACGCAGTGCTGA